The following coding sequences are from one Bradyrhizobium sp. WSM471 window:
- a CDS encoding acetyl-CoA C-acetyltransferase, translating to MARPVFIVDGSRTPFLKARSGPGPFTPVDLAVQCGRPLLARQPFSPDTFDQVILGCVNVIADEMNPARVAALRLGMGEDMVAFTVQINCGSGMQSIDTAYRYIREGHADMILAGGTEALSHAPLVWPNSGVRWFAGLATAKGVAAKLAEAFKLRPRYLKPIIGLERGLTDPITDLNMGQTAELVGHLFGITRAQSDAYAAESHRRLAHAQAEGFLKGEVETAFSRDGKFFDHDDGVRPDSTAETLAKLRPVFERPWGQVTAGNSSQITDGASWVILASDEAVARHKLTPKAVIVDSNWAALDPSIMGLGPVMSATPLLKRNDLTIQDVETWELNEAFATQVLGCLAAWNDDKFCREILGLDGAAGEIDREKLNVDGGAISLGHPVGTSGNRIVLHLVNTMKRLGTRRGVATECIGGGLGGAMLIEAV from the coding sequence ATGGCACGACCGGTTTTCATCGTCGACGGCAGCCGGACGCCGTTTTTGAAGGCGCGTTCGGGGCCGGGGCCGTTCACGCCGGTCGACCTCGCCGTGCAATGCGGCCGGCCGCTGCTGGCGCGCCAGCCGTTTTCGCCTGATACCTTCGACCAGGTCATCCTCGGCTGCGTCAACGTGATCGCGGACGAGATGAACCCTGCTCGCGTGGCCGCGCTTCGGCTCGGCATGGGCGAAGACATGGTCGCCTTCACCGTGCAGATCAATTGCGGCTCGGGCATGCAGTCGATCGACACCGCCTACCGCTACATCCGCGAGGGCCATGCCGACATGATCCTCGCCGGCGGCACCGAGGCCTTGAGCCACGCGCCGCTGGTCTGGCCCAATTCCGGCGTGCGCTGGTTCGCCGGCCTCGCCACCGCCAAGGGCGTCGCCGCGAAGCTTGCCGAAGCCTTCAAGCTGCGGCCGCGCTATCTCAAGCCGATCATCGGCCTGGAACGCGGGCTGACCGATCCCATTACCGACCTGAACATGGGCCAGACGGCCGAACTCGTTGGCCATCTTTTCGGCATCACCCGCGCGCAGTCCGATGCCTATGCCGCCGAGAGCCATCGCCGGCTCGCGCATGCGCAGGCAGAAGGTTTTCTCAAGGGCGAGGTCGAGACTGCGTTCTCCCGCGACGGAAAATTCTTCGACCATGATGATGGCGTGCGTCCGGACTCGACGGCCGAGACGCTCGCCAAGCTGAGGCCGGTGTTCGAGCGTCCCTGGGGCCAGGTCACTGCCGGCAATTCCTCGCAGATCACCGACGGCGCGTCCTGGGTGATCCTGGCGTCTGACGAAGCGGTCGCCAGGCACAAGCTGACGCCGAAGGCCGTCATCGTCGACAGCAACTGGGCCGCACTTGATCCAAGCATCATGGGTCTCGGTCCCGTGATGTCGGCGACGCCGCTGCTGAAGCGCAACGATCTCACCATCCAGGACGTCGAGACCTGGGAGCTCAACGAAGCGTTTGCCACCCAGGTGCTCGGCTGCCTCGCCGCCTGGAATGACGACAAGTTCTGCCGCGAGATCTTGGGGCTGGACGGCGCGGCCGGCGAGATCGACCGCGAAAAACTCAATGTCGATGGCGGCGCAATCTCGCTCGGGCATCCCGTCGGCACCTCCGGCAATCGTATCGTGCTGCATCTCGTCAATACGATGAAGCGGCTCGGCACGCGGCGCGGGGTTGCCACCGAATGCATTGGCGGCGGGCTCGGCGGCGCCATGCTGATCGAGGCGGTGTGA